The DNA window AGCCTGAGGACCTGGCTTCACAACATTGACATCACCCCACTGAGAGCAAGGATCAATCCACCAGGTCCTCCGGCCAGTGCACCATGCACCTGGGGCAGCGTGATCACGCCCACGCTTAAGGATCTTCTTGTCCACCTTGTCTAGCACAGGGTCATCCTTCTGAAACTGCCTTGCAAAAGCCACTCCACTTTGAACCATGAGATCATAATCAGATGTATTGAGAAAATGTGGTTCCATCTTTGGAGGATTGTCCCAGACCATATACCTTAGATCACTGTTTAAAGTTGTGTTCTTAAACTCTGGTGCATTGCAAATGACAGAGTGGAAATAGCTTTCTTCGGATAAGACCACATTGTTGAAGTACATAAGAAGGGTTCGAGGAAGATTATCCCAACCAAGAATgcaaaattcaagaaatgacCTGCTCAAGATCACCCACGGGGAACCTGCAATAGGAGATATCTGTTACCACACGTAACATTTTCATGAAAGTAAAGCATACACATGCACAACTTTAATTTTAGTTGCATAAACAGCACGCTGCGGACAATAGACTTTGCCTGTGAATACTTTGAAACCATCAGGAGTTGGCCGCTTCTCTGTAGCATGAAATATCTGGCTCCTCCTGGCTAGGTAAATCCCTGGGTCAACTACAATAGGCTGAATTCTTTGAGATCTACAACAAAGTCAAACCAATTGAACTCAGATATAACTAAATCTTTGTGCTGCagaattacaataaaatttagTAAGAAGACCTACTCTTTCCATCCAAGGTCACTGGTGTGATCTATGAAATTGAGGTCTCTGCTAACAGAGGAGAAAACATGGGACAAGTCTGCAAGATAACACAAGAAAATATTGGAAGCTCGGAATTCTATCATATGCCAGCATGACACCACACGGTGAGGTCATAAGTGGAAATGAGTGGAATTATTTTCCAAGAGCCTAAAAGATTTCCAACACTTCAGTGTATCTGATACTAGAGGCATGTTGGTGAAATACAAAGCACATAGGAGAAAACAGATTCAAAACCATTCTGTTAGTAAATAGAGACAGTTATTAATTATGAGCTGAGATTCCCATCTAACTTGGATGAGTTTCTAAGTAAGCATTGGACAAGTTAAATCAGCTTCAATTTTTACACAGCAATCATCTGCATTCTTAAGCCTTCCTAACCATTCAATTGTGCAATATGGCCAAGGACAACATTGCATTATGATTTACAGAGCAGGCAAGGCCACACACATGAACATAAAGCTGATGCTACAAAATCTCTAACACATTTCAAACGTATTGTTCTTTTGTAAAGCTATGAAAGGGCATGTGCATCACATTGATGCATTCAGAACCTCTCTGACCCACATATTTGTATCACCAGAAAAGAACCAGACTCCAAATCAGCAAGGGGTTATCAAAGGTATAGACAGCTCATCAGCAACTCTTCATACCAATGAAAACTGCTAAGGACACCCTTATTTCTGCAATGATAAAGGATGGGACTGTATTATGCTTTTATGCAGCTGTGACAGGGCCTCAGGCATGTGCTTTACGCAGATCGGATTCCAATAAACTCTTTTAAACATTAGATTTCATGGG is part of the Populus alba chromosome 10, ASM523922v2, whole genome shotgun sequence genome and encodes:
- the LOC118046361 gene encoding beta-glucuronosyltransferase GlcAT14A, with product MGAEKRWLFTLFSSAFLSLLFLLVYSISAFSSSKQFPSIIHHGIHYPPAFAYYISGGRGDKDRILRLLLAVYHPRNRYLLHLGSEASDEERMKLVGAVNAVPAIRSFGNVDVVGKPGRLTYMGSSNLAAILRAAAILLRMDAGWTWFVSLSAMDYPLVTQDDLSHVFSSVSRDLNFIDHTSDLGWKESQRIQPIVVDPGIYLARRSQIFHATEKRPTPDGFKVFTGSPWVILSRSFLEFCILGWDNLPRTLLMYFNNVVLSEESYFHSVICNAPEFKNTTLNSDLRYMVWDNPPKMEPHFLNTSDYDLMVQSGVAFARQFQKDDPVLDKVDKKILKRGRDHAAPGAWCTGRRTWWIDPCSQWGDVNVVKPGPQAKKFKETIKNLLDEWNSQMNQCK